The Lampris incognitus isolate fLamInc1 chromosome 7, fLamInc1.hap2, whole genome shotgun sequence genome window below encodes:
- the crk gene encoding adapter molecule crk, giving the protein MAGNFDAEDRGSWYWGRLSRQEAVSLLQGQRHGVFLVRDSITSPGDYVLSVSENSKVSHYIINSISNNRQSGPGLAPPRFRIGDQEFEALPALLEFYKIHYLDTTTLIEPINKSKHTSFISANSTGHGGGPPQRLEDEFVRALFDFPGNDEEDLPFRKGDILRVLEKPEEQWWNAQNSEGRAGMIPVPYVEKYRPASPSSVAGPSVPGGPPGGMGMLGNSDGSAAQPGAPLLGDPSQYAQPTPLPNLQNGPVYARAIQKRVPNAYDKTALALEVGDLVKVTKINVNGQWEGECKGKRGHFPFTHVKLLDQHNPEDELS; this is encoded by the exons ATGGCCGGCAATTTTGACGCAGAGGACCGTGGTAGCTGGTATTGGGGTCGTCTGAGCAGGCAGGAGGCTGTCTCGCTGTTGCAAGGGCAGAGACACGGGGTATTTCTGGTCAGAGACTCCATCACAAGCCCCGGCGACTATGTCCTCTCCGTTTCGGAGAATTCCAAAGTATCGCATTACATAATCAACAGCATCAGCAACAATCGACAGTCCGGCCCAG GTTTAGCCCCTCCGAGGTTCCGTATTGGTGACCAGGAGTTTGAGGCTCTCCCTGCTTTGCTGGAGTTCTATAAAATCCACTACTTGGACACCACCACCTTGATAGAGCCGATCAATAAATCTAAACATACCTCCTTCATCAGCGCCAACAGCACTGGCCATGGTGGAGGCCCTCCCCAGCGCCTGGAAGATGAATTTGTCCGAGCACTTTTTGATTTTCCTGGCAATGATGAGGAGGATCTCCCATTCCGGAAGGGCGATATTCTCCGTGTCCTAGAGAAGCCAGAGGAGCAGTGGTGGAATGCCCAGAATTCAGAAGGCCGTGCAGGGATGATCCCAGTGCCGTATGTGGAGAAATACCGACCAGCTTCTCCCAGTTCAGTGGCAGGGCCCAGTGTACCAGGGGGACCACCAGGAGGAATGGGAATGCTAGGGAACTCTGATGGCTCTGCAGCCCAGCCCGGAGCTCCTCTTTTGGGCGACCCCAGCCAGTATGCCCAGCCCACCCCACTCCCAAACCTCCAGAATGGACCTGTGTATGCCAGGGCCATACAGAAGAGGGTGCCTAATGCCTATGACAAGACTGCCCTGGCCTTAGAG GTGGGTGATTTGGTGAAGGTGACTAAGATAAACGTCAATGGCCAGTGGGAGGGCGAGTGTAAAGGCAAACGTGGCCACTTTCCCTTCACACACGTCAAACTGCTGGACCAGCACAACCCTGAGGATGAACTCAGCTga